TCCTATGTCTACTTTCAGCTGACAGGCTTGGTCTGCACTGGGCTGAAGTGAGCCTGGTGGCAGAGACGACTGGATAATGTGATACTCACTTTCCACTAAGGTGACATCATGCCAGACTGGACAGGGACATGGTGGAACCTCTCGGCTCTGCTGCCCACAGCCATGCAGACACTGTGCTGCCCTCTGCTGTGGCCTTACCCACTGTCTGCTTGCACTGTGTTGGTCAAGAccagggttagggctgggtgatatatcAAATTAATTTAAATGAGATTTTGTGCAATATTCCAAATGCCTAGATTGCAGAAATATGTTCTATAAAAAAAACAAATTGTTTGTCTACTTTTTCTTATGTTGtcattttggtctcatctccttcgctccttctgtgctgtgtgcaccttcccatttaTACCTGAGATCTGTGTATAATGACGAGATGCACATGTCTCCGCCCCTAAAAATTGAAGTTtttgtcccaaaggcgggaaggcaggcgacaagcttaggtccaaaataagccaATAGAAATGCATTgggcttcacctcttcctctctgtttacatACACACCAAGCCCCTGCCACTCACACAATAAAGATGAGAGATCACTTCCTCTCTGACAAGCAGTTTCAAActcgctatttgcatttgaggtttgggcCAACAGAATCAGATACATTATTTTACTATCTATTTTTATCTCTAATAGAGAAGTTACCTTTTCTAACAAtaccctttttatgtctcaactGCTCACATTGAGagcagagcagacactactaaaacGAGAGTATCAATGTACATTGATTCTGGAAAATAAATGCTCAGTTTGTCACgtgttatactagctgtctagtgTGAGATTTTATAAATGTACAATAAGCATAAAATACAACTTATAGAAGGAATTTGCAACTctttctcattctgagaaataaggtaggcaACTTGATTTCAACATGTGGACAGGCTAGCACGCTGTTCAAACCGTTGGAGAcggacagaagggtgtgttcataacattTAAACTTTTCTTCCTTGTTAGCTGGCTAATAGATCCATGTTTGCTCAACTTGAACTATATAAAGATTCCTGTCCAGATTTGCTGGATACTCACTAGCATGTGGGCTTTTTTTTTATAATGCCTGCTTAAAGAAGTTTGTcattagtgaatgtgcattatgccTGGTTCTGGGTAAATTTGTAACAAGGGCATTTTCATAGACCAACTTGAAAGCCAAGACAGTGATTGCAGAAAAAGCACATTAAATTATTTAGCAAAAATAATTACCTTAAtagtgggtcttatggttgtgaGAGACTTTTATATTTAGCTTTGGTATAATTTCACGAGCCCTGAATTCATTtgattattgctgactgtttgaaatgcagtgtatttgaccttTTAATTGTACAACAAAGCTTATTTAAAGAACATTATTATTTATACatgccgcagagtgaaggaaaagcagccaacaagtgctcagcatatatgggaactccttcaagactgttgaaaaagcattccagattaagctggttgagtgaatgccaCAGGTGtgaaagctgtcaaggcaaagggtggctactttgaagaatgtgaaatataaAATTTTCATttgtaacacatttttggttactacatgattccatgtgtgttatttcatagttttgatgtctaaactattgtaaaatgtagaaaatagtaaaaataaaaacccttgaatgagtatgtatgtcccaacttttgactggtactgtgtgtatatttacagtggggcaaaaaagtatatttagtcagccaccaattgtgcaagttctcccacataaaaagatgaaaggcctgtaattttcatcataggtacacttcaactatgacagactaaatttgaaaacaaatcctgaaaatcacactgtaggatttttatgaatttatttgcaaattatggtggaacaaACTTCTGTTATTGACCAACtacttatctcaatactttgttatataccctttgttggcaatgacagaggtcaaacgttttctgcaagtcttcacaaggttttcacacactgttgatgttttgggtctgttgctgggcaacatggactttcaactccctccaaagattttctatggggttgagatctggagcctggctaggccactccaggaccttgaaatgcttcttacgaagccactccttcgttgcccgggcggtgtgtttgggatcattgtcataatgaaagacccagccatgtttcatcttcaatgcccttgctgatggaaggaggttttcactcaaaatcttacgatacatggccccattcattctttcctttacacgggtcagtcgtcctggtccctttgcagaaaaacagccccaaagcatgatgtttccacccccatgtttcacagtaggtatggtgttctttggatgcaactcagcattctttgtcctccaaacacgacgagttcagtttttaccaaaaagttatattttggtctcatctgaccatatgacattctcccaatcttcttctggatcatccaaatgctctctagcaaacttcagacgggcctggacatgtactggcttaagcagggggaaacgtctggcactgcaggatttgaatccctggcggcgtagtgtgttactgatggtaggctttgttactttggtcccagctctctgcaggtcattcactaggtccccccgtgtggttctgagatttttgctcaccgttcttgtgatcattttgaccccacggggtgagatcttgcgtggatccccagatcgagggagattatcagtggtcttatgtcttccatttcctaataattgctcccacagttgatttcttcaatccaagctgcttacctattgcagattcagtcttcccagcctgttgCAGggctacaattttgtttctggtgtcctttgacagctctttggtcttggccatagtggagtttggagtgtgactgtttgaggttgtggacaggtgtcttttatactgataacaagttcaaacaggtgccattaatacaggtaatgagtggaggacagaggagcctcttaaagaagaagttacaggtctgtgagagccagaaatcttgcttgtttgtaggtgaccaaatacttattttccaccataatttgcaaataaattcattaaatcatacaatgtgatttttctggttttttaaaatcattttgtctcatagttgaagtgtacctatgataattacaggcctcatctttttaagtgggagaacttgcacaattggtggctgactaaatacttttttgccccactgtatatatgtgaaTTGCCCATAAGGTTGAAATAATAGTGATATGATTTTTAAACCATATCGTCCAACCCTAACCAGGCTTTCCGTTAGCCGCTGGCTTTTGGACAAAAATGATTAAATGAACAGCCAATAAATAAAATGGGCATCGGGCAGTAGAATAAATAAATCCCATTGCAAAATAATACTTTTCAGCCTATACATCGATGGAAACACGTTAGACcggtcatgcttatcggtctatagATTACTTTGCATTATTAGTGAAATTAAAATGATTGTGCATATTTTCGTTAGTCATTATGATTCTTATTTACCACACGCTCACAGTAGACAGATACAGAGCCTAGTTTGAGTGTAAAACCTGTCAGACAAGCGAGTGCTGCTGCCACAACTCCTGTTGCTGCTGGAGTGAAATGTGCTTTTATATGCCCAATCATTgcgcaaaaaaatctaaatgcaatCTTGGGTTTAAAAACAGTTAATGCCACGACTACTATAAATATTGGTGCTTTGGAGACCCTGGTAATTGAAGTGCGCTTCCCATTCTGCATTCAAATGCTTGGGCAACGGTAGGCAGGCTTCAGTGTTTCTCACACCACTTTGCATTGtaagctggaggcagtatgcattttgaaaacatgtaCTTAACTTTTTACTTCATATTACGAGGCAAATGAACTTAAatccaaataacattttatttgtcccatgcttcgtaaaacaacgtGTGGACAAACGGTGAAATGCTAATTTCCCAtcaatacagagagaaagaaaatagttaaataatagaaaagtaaaacatgtaataatagatacacagtaaagataacttgactatatacaaggggtgcAGCTGTATtcactttgaggatctgagggcccatgccaaatcttttcagcctcctgaggggaagAGACATTGTGCACTCTTCACGACtggtggtgtgtttggaccatgatagatccttagggatgtggacacagaggaacttggtTTCGACCCGGTCCACTACAGCCACATCAACGTAAATGGAGgcatgctcggccctccgtttccggctcttttgtcttgctgatgttgaggaagaggttgttgtcctggcaccacagtgCCAGGTCTgacgacctccctataggctgtctcatcattggtGATCATACCTACCAccgctcattgagtgcagtcttagtgccagcattggtttggtggtaaatggacagctacgaaaaatataggaactctcttggtaaatagtattgTTTTTCAAGTTATTTTGATCTACTGGTTGcatgaatttgggatctattgtcctagagtctgtttggaataggctGTTTCTTTCTTGCACAGaacgacaagctgaccaatagaataggtactTTTCTACAATGGGgaatagattgacataggctagtgatgTTGCTGTTCTTTACTCATGTTGGCTGagaaagtaaatgtggacactTATTGTAACATCTTCAAAGTGCAAATCGAAATTCGGTAAGAAGGACGCGTGCCGTTGTAACCTcgagttgcatgttctgttaatcaCATTTAGATTAAGGTACATTCTCATTCTGAGCActgtgggtggacaccctaattAGGTTACTCACCCAATCCATAAGGGTCAGGTCAATTTAAAATGCTGCCGGTCAAATCGGTGCCACATTTTCCTGATGAAAACCCTGGCCTAGTCATACTTTATAGTACTAGTTCATGCACGCTGAGTAGTTGCCCCTAATAACCACCACAATCTGTTGGCAACTGTAGTTTGTAAGCGACTACAGGCGATAGTGGTCAGAATCTGATTGCTTAATCAACAATAAGTTATGTTGACTGAGAATGATGCAGGCTGTTTTCAGCACTCCAGTTTCAGCCATAGGTAAGACTGAACAGGGCCCAATTACAAAACCATCCAGGCTGGTCGTCTCTTCGCCTGTGGATATAACCTTGGCAAGACACATTTTTCAAAGTCAAACCATTTAGGTTGTCATGGCGATGGCCCACATTTCTCGTGAAGATAATTGAAAACCCAGCCAGATTCACACAGTAGTCTTGACAGAATCACACAAAAATATGCCTATCCGGATGTTCAGGATACACTCATCTCCAACACGAGCACAGCTGCAAATTGCAATCCATTTGTTTGAGGAGTGCGATACTGCAATTAGTCAAAACCTGGAGAATTTCGCCACCAGCTCTTGGTAGGCCTATGCCTATATCATGGCCACATAGGGGAGATGGGGCACTGGGTTTTATGGAGCACAGTGCTCTTGCCTGTGTCCTAATCATTaaggcacaccgtagcaaaacgttttaCTAAGAAAACcaagaacaagcatttcttattggacatgtTCAGGTAATTCATCCCCGTTTCCTTCCGTTTGGTACCTGTAATAGACTACTCTGTGGTCTGAGTGAAACTGAAGTGCCGTGTGAACTGAACGCATTGTGAAAATCCAAGCCGCTTCCCCTCCACTCGTTTGCAGCCAGGGAGACGTATGGGAAGGAATGCTTGACATTTTGAGTGTGCCATGTATCGTCTCGACTAATCTGTCTGTAAGTAGGTCGGTTGGGAGTGGTTGGTCTAAGTCGGGGCTGGGTTGGAGTAAGTGGGGGCTGGGCCGTTTGGGAGTGGTTGGAGTAAGTGGGGGCTGGGTTGGAGTAAGTGGGGGCTGGGTCGGGTGGGAGTGGTTGGAGGAAGTGGGGGCTGGGTCGGGTTGGAGTAAGTGGGGGCTGGGCCGTTTAGGAGTGGTTGGAGTAAGTGGGAGTGGTTGGAGTTGGGCCGGTTGAAGTAAGTCGGGTGGGAGTGGTTGGAGTAAGTGGGGGCTGGGCCGGGTGGGAGTGGTTGGGGCTGGGCCGGGTGGGAGTGGTTGGGGCTGGGCCAGGTGGAAGTAAGTGGGGGCTTGGTCAGATGGGAGTGGTTGGAGTGGAGCCTGGGTGGGAGTGGTTGGGGCTGGGCCGGGTGGGAGTGGTTGGAGTTGGGCCGGGTGGGAGTGGTTGGAGTAAGTGGGGGCTGGGCCGGGTGGACAGCCTCATCTGCGGTGAACTTGTTTAATCTGGTATTTGAAACCAGTTACGGTGACCTTAAACCCTTGGTCTCACTGACACAGATTAGCAGTAAAGCTGTAATCAGGCAGCAATCCGGCCCTTCGAGATCCTGATGAGTTGGCCACTGGATGGTTAGGCTCCTTCACGCTAGCTAACTGGGGATTTAGCGTTCCAGAACTTAATGTCAGGAGCTGATAATTTTCCCTTACAGAAGGAAACATGCATGGGATTGAATCCCACATGGCGTGTGTGGGGCACCTACTATCTTACCTGTACCCTCTACAGTCTATTTAGTGCGTTGCATAGGAACTGGTCTGCACTAATAGTGGAGTTTCTGCTGCTGTGGGGTTTAAATATTGGTGCTTTGGAGACCCTGTGAGTGATATCGAAGATGTAGCTTGCAAGTGATACTACTTGCATTCAGCTGTTGGTTTTGCTTCCCGAGAGTCGCTGTGCCACTAAGACAGAGCAGTGAGGGACGTTGGTACGAAAGAAGCCTGGATGAATCTAGGGCAAAAGATGGTCTGGAACCTGCAGTAGGGATGGCCTATTTGTGGACAAGTTGGAATGACTTGTCGCAGTGCAACATGCTGGTTCCCTCCCTGCTTGTACTTGACCTATTGCTGCATGTCCATATGCACAGCTAGGCTCTTGGTGGGGACAGAACAGGCTTGATTAATGATGCAGAGGTGTCCAGGCTGTCCACTCCACTCGGTGTGACCACGGCAGTCTTATAACGTGCCCTTGTGTGGGCACATTGCTGCATGGACATCACACgatgtcattatatatatatatatatatcaaccaCATTTTTGTACAATTGTTTATATTCAACTTTGAATCCTGTGGTCCTCATTGATACACCTCCTTGGTCCAGTACAGTCACTAATGCTGCTGCTAATCCAGTTTTTGTTAGTTTCATCTCAGTTGTAATGGAAAGATTGATGCTAGTTGCTGTCTGTGACTTCACTTATCTGCCCACCACTGGTGTGGGAGGGTTTTGGTTAGGAACTCTGGAAATGATGGGAACTCCACTCGCATGGTCATGTTTGGATGGATGTTGTCTCAGCCAATCATAAGCAACCTTCTTTAGCCAGTCAGTAGGTTTGAAGATTTTGAAATGGGGTTACACAAACACAACTTAAAGGAAACATTGACTGTCAAATGTAAGGTTTATGCAGTGTGAACAAATTATAAATCTGTGTTTCCTTCCCACAGGAACTGCTGAATAAATATTTAATTGAGAACTCCACAAATGCTGAAAGCAAAGTCTTCTATCTTAAGATGAAGGGCGACTACTATAGATACCTTGCCGAAGTCGCCTCTGGGGATGACAAAACAGGTGAGATTGCTATGAAATTGAACTGAATGTGGCAAAGGTATTTGCCATGTTGCGATTTTCAAGCAATAGTCCTACATTTTAGGTGTAACCAAGTGATATTCAAGATATcagtacaaaaatatatatttttaaatctacaGAATAAAATACTTTTTGGGGGGATGATGACATCCTAAGCAGGTTTTATTGGCCTCAGACTCCCACTTGTACCCATTGTGTGACGCACACTAAAGAGAGCTCTATGCCCTATTTTAGACTGTTATTAGCTTGTTATTAGCATGTGCAATTCAAATGGGTCCAGGAAAAAGGAAATAAATGTGCCGCTCAACTGCGAGTTGCTTATTGCTGGGAATGTACCACAGTCATAATTGTCCAATACTGCATTTGTAGTCTTCCATCTAGCAGCCACTAGCTGTCAAAGTCCACTCTCTTGTATCTTAATCACTATAGAGTGAATTTAGCTCACATGGTTATCAGGCTTCTGTCATTGTTACACTTGATTGTAATCCAAATAAGTCAGATAGGGTGCCATACTGTGTCATTGCCTCCAATAAAGTCCATTCGGATCTTTTTACTTCCCCAGCAACCATAGAGCACTCTCAGGAGGCGTACCAGCAGGCATTTGACATCAGCAAGAAGGAGATGGACCCCACGCATCCCATCCGCCTGGGCCTGGCCCTCAACTTCTCAGTCTTCTTCTACGAGATCCTCAACTCTCCAGAGAAAGCCTGCTCACTGGCCAAACAGGTCAGTCCTGCGCCTCTCCCCTGTTTGCTTTAGGTATGGGGACTTTGTTACAGATGTTATCTGCTTGTTCCATGTCAGAACAAATGAAAGGGAATGTTAAGTGGTGTGTTTGATTGAATTGTTAACAAGTGTGTGAATGGGCGGAGAATGTTTCTTCTGGGAAAGGTTATTACAATGGGAGATCTCAAGTATATGACTTTATATCTGTGCTGGACAAGCAGAGTGTTTACTTGATGGTAGCTTCGATTTTGTACAGTGATTTCTTCTTTTAAACTTACCGTGTGCTTTTTGTGTCTCCAGGCATTTGATGACGCCATTGCAGAGCTGGACAAACTGAACGAGGAGTCATACAAAGACAGCACTCTCATCATGCAGCTGCTCAGAGACAACCTGACAGTTAgtacccttccctctctgctctccccatgTTCCTCATTTTAGTCAAACAATGCTTAGACTGTTACAAGTTTAATTTAGTTAAAAATGAAGACTGTATGATAATGTATAGTTGGAGGAATACTGTCGGCGTGGGGTAATGAGTTAGAGGAAGTAAACTAAGATGTGTTTAACGTCAATGTGTCTCTTTCCAGTTATGGACATCCGACAACGCGCCTGAGGAAGGCGAGGCTGGAGAAGCTGGCGAAGCCGGAGAGAACGAGAACTGAAACTCACAGGGTcatctctctctcaaaaaaaaaCCTTTTTACACATCTCCATTCCTGTATTGCTCCACTTAAAGTCTTTTAGCAATGAAACCCATTACTGAACAAAAGCTGCATGTGGAAATTCCAAAATAATTTGACTTTTCACGCTGCAGCTTTTGtgcaaataaaataaagaaaaatattgattgggggggggggggtgaaacctCCATTCCTTGGTTTGTTTGTCCTGACCTTCCATACGTGCAGTTTCTCCTGTTAGAAAAGTATTAATAGCTTCTTTTTATCAATGTTTTAGTCCAAATTAGAGGAAAAAATAAGCCATTCTAGGGCTTTTTGCTGAGCTACTAAATCTTAGTCCCATCAAAACACAAGGGGAGTTAAGATGTTAGAACAGGGGTGTCTGTTAAGCAAATTCAATGAATTGTTCCCTCACCCTCCATAGGCTTGTTCTCTATTTCTCCACATGGATATCCTGTATGGTTACAGCTGCTGACATCCTCCACACGGTTATCTTGTATGGTTACAGCTGCTGACATCCTCCACACGGTTACCTTGTATGGTTACAGCTGCTGACATTGCTGCAGGGAGGGCCAGTCAATGAGCTGGCACCAAGTATCACAGCCAGGTGATTTCCATTGGTTCTGAAAATGTTTTTCCTCGCTCCCCCCTGGTTATGGAATTCAcaataaagcatgtctggttgaagagaagaggtggaggcTTTCTGAAGACCAAAACAAAAAGAAATACTCCTACATGCATGTAATTGAATGGTACACTGGAATGGGAACCAATGCGCTATACACACCAAGTCCAAATGTCAAATTTAGTACTTTTCAATGCAGGTTTGTGCACGTGTTAATTAACAAGGGTGTTTGGTTAGTCCAGTGATTTGTCATTAGATTTGGACCACTATGTTTTTGCTAATCATCGATTGTAGTTCCCAAAAGCCTCGTGGAAATGTTAATTCCCTATGTTTCAGCTATGTAACATGAATAAAAATGAAATTTTATAAACTCATCTCGAGATAGGATCTTTCTTAAAGGGAATTTAGGCTTGTGCTGTTTCTTTTTAATGTGTGCTGCTTTCAACCCTTTATCAAATTGTATAGAAAACGATTTGCTGACACGGCTAGATATATAACCCAGGACCAGCGTTCATGTAGGAAAACTACAATATTGTGGGGGGGGCAAATATCACGTGATTGATTCATTTTTAGAAGAGTTAAGACACCTATTCCAATAGTGGAAAGGAGAACATCTGTAGGCTATAGACCTACCGCATTTAAATGAATGAGTATGGTATGCAGTTATTCCCTGTCCTAAAATGTCTACCATTAGTATAATTTTGTTCAATATGAAATATTtgtacaaaaatattttttatatatgtaTGTTGCTTTTTTTCCTTTTACGTTTTTTTTTATCTTCCGGGTGTAGAAAGCAGCCATTGCTAATTAAATGACTGAGTGTAACTTCAAATGTGTTAATCTACAATATATTATTAGACATTCAAAGTTTGAGCTATATATCCAAGGCTTGCGAATATAACTTAAGTCGCAATCGGAATAATTTTGGTTAAAAAGTCAAGCGCGAACAAGGACCGCTAAGCAAACTTGCTTGACCTAGGTAAAATGAGTTTTATACTGGATGTTCGGTTTCTCTCGTCATTAGCTATTGAACCAACCAAGCATGCCTATGAATATGATATATTCTGGATCGGGATGGTGGAGAAAATTCCACTGCTTTCAATCTTCAATAGCTCTTACACAAAGCGTGCAATGACTATGAAAAGCATAGATTCTGAATCACGGGAGGATGGAGAAAAATCCACTTTTTTTTGGTTTCAATCTTCATCTTTGTTTATGTTCTAAAATGGTCTTTTTCAGACTTAAGACATCCTCCAGCACTTTTTGAACTTTACTGTTGGAAAGTGATATCCTACGTATAAATACAGTAAACTACACACACCAAAGGGTAAAGTTGTGTTTTTTAGACACAACTGCAACGTTCAAGGAGTAGGGCATTCAAAGAGTTGGGAAGTCGTGATGTCATCGGCCTCCCCCTTGCTgaggagcaatagagaacaaaagaggaaaggCCCACCCCTCCACTTGTGATGTCATGACTTACCTagaccacctattgagatgtaccttttaagtaaatcaggtgttaaaagaggtgaaaaggagactggagaGCAGATTGGtggggtgggaggaggagggtgattAATGGACTGACTCATTCACTCTAGCTGTTACACCACATGCAGTGATTAAGTCCATCTGCAAATCAGCATTTAGAACCAGAGAGtgaggaaaagtgtgtgtgtgtgagagagagagaaataaagtgagagagagggggaggatggcTCATGAACACAATCAGTAAAACTGCCTTTTATTACAATGCCTTGTGCCCCTGGTTGTAGCCTAATCAAAGGGAATTACTGACCCCACCAAATGGAATGTATTTGTCCACAATATGTTTCAGGGGATTTTAACTAGATTAAACGTGAATGTTTTCAGTTCTCTTTAGAAGAATGAAATACTTACAGTGAACCAGCCTCATAGAACAATCACATGGATGATTTTACAACGATCACTGTCTCATAGGAACAGGTGTTTTTTAGAGGCATTCAAAAACAATGACTGCACAGTAAAACCAAGAGCCAGCTAATTCACTCCTtcacacacctggttttctgcCCATGCATCGAAGAGCATGCTGCCCTGTGTTGTGGCTCTATAATATGCACAATGGTCTGGTACTGAAGAATTCTAGAGCTcacatacacagagtgtacaaaactttaggatcacctttctaatattgagttgcacccccttttgccctcagaacagcctcaattcgttggggcatggactctacaagatgtcaagcattccacagagatgctggcccatgttgactccaattcttcccacagttgtgtcaagatggctggatgtcctttggcgaCCATTTttgacacacaggaaactgttgagtgtaaaaaacccagcagcgtttcatttcttgacacactcaaaccgatgcgcctggcacctactaccatatcccgttcaaaggcacttaaatcttttgttattcaccctctgaatacagacatacacaatccatgtctcaattgtctcaagtctTAAAAACCCTAATttacttgtctcctccccttcaactacactgattgaagtgaatttaacaagtgacatcaataagggatcatatctttcacctgaattcacctggtcagtctatgtcaaggaaacagcaggtgttcctaatgttttatacaatCAATGTACATGATAAAGTGGGGGAATCCTTGTGCTTGAATGCGTGTGTTCCCCAGTTGCACTACACTCCATTGGCTATGTGTAGAGGAAGGGTACCGATTCCAAACTTCAGAGATggttgcaattcgttccagtcattgg
This genomic stretch from Oncorhynchus kisutch isolate 150728-3 linkage group LG7, Okis_V2, whole genome shotgun sequence harbors:
- the LOC109894642 gene encoding 14-3-3 protein zeta-like, encoding MDKAELIQKAKLAEQAERYDDMAASMKEVTEQGGELSNEERNLLSVAYKNVVGARRSAWRVISSIGQKTEGSDKKLAMVNEYREKVEGELRDICNDVLELLNKYLIENSTNAESKVFYLKMKGDYYRYLAEVASGDDKTATIEHSQEAYQQAFDISKKEMDPTHPIRLGLALNFSVFFYEILNSPEKACSLAKQAFDDAIAELDKLNEESYKDSTLIMQLLRDNLTLWTSDNAPEEGEAGEAGEAGENEN